Proteins encoded in a region of the Terriglobia bacterium genome:
- a CDS encoding dodecin family protein has product MADFVYKQVELTGTSKTSVEDAVQNAIAKASKTVHHIQWFQVLEIRGSVEANKVGYWQVILKVGFKLED; this is encoded by the coding sequence ATGGCTGATTTCGTGTACAAACAGGTTGAACTAACCGGCACTTCAAAGACGAGCGTTGAGGATGCAGTCCAAAACGCAATCGCCAAAGCCTCTAAAACTGTTCATCACATCCAGTGGTTCCAAGTCCTGGAAATTCGCGGCAGCGTCGAGGCGAATAAGGTCGGCTATTGGCAGGTCATTCTAAAGGTCGGGTTCAAGCTCGAAGATTAG